The following are encoded together in the Melitaea cinxia chromosome 22, ilMelCinx1.1, whole genome shotgun sequence genome:
- the LOC123664626 gene encoding chymotrypsin-C-like, with translation MWETVIQKEKANWAQCSEVGSTVEQLDQDGEAHIVQLTSEQGIPRFSDLPCNGTDDVMSYFDPGLSDGYTVKINRTLNSGTPIKLKFDMDALITVDNSTARLVDLGNNDFKLVLLQDTDLFGFNIKGQFLLLPPYIISLKIKGVENCAKPNFGYFERHPVGAEKRPEVPNLFCGKRKAINQLIVNGVESKPGTWPWHVAIYRLERATLRYICGGTLVSNLFILTAAHCVTIKGAAVLPEILGISLGKHNLLGGDLDSQEKQVHQVIVHEKFAHTTLDNDIALLKLKSSVKYNTVIQPACIWFDKAEGKLPTGDVLGTVTGWGFDQTESLSTVLREATMPIVPDLDCIRTKPLFYSVVLNGKKFCAGYRNGTAACNGDSGGGFHVYVPYEDSPFVKRYVKGAWYIRGIVSLSVVRQDTSLCDPNEYVVFTDIATYSDWIYDHME, from the exons atgtgGGAGACAGTCATTCAGAAAGAAAAAGCAAATTGGGCGCAGTGTTCCGAAGTTGGCAGCACTGTCGAGCAACTCGATCAAGACGGCGAGGCACACATCGTACAATTAA CATCAGAACAAGGTATACCAAGATTCAGTGATTTACCGTGCAATGGCACGGATGATGTTATGTCGTATTTCGATCCGGGATTGTCCGATGGATATACAGTCAAAATAAATAGGACGTTGAACAGTGGTACTcctataaaattgaaatttgacaTGGATGCTTTGATAACGGTG GACAACTCCACCGCAAGGTTGGTTGATTTAGGTAACAATGACTTTAAACTAGTACTCTTGCAAGACACTGATTTATTTGGATTCAATATTAAAGGACAATTCCTCTTATTACCACCTTACATAATAAGTCTCAAAATTAAGGGAGTGGAAAATTGTGCAAAACCtaatttt GGTTATTTCGAAAGACATCCAGTTGGTGCTGAAAAAAGACCAGAAGTACCGAATCTATTTTGTGGGAAACGTAAAGCAATCAATCAATTGATAGTTAACGGAGTAGAGTCAAAACCTGGCACCTGGCCGTGGCACGTCGCGATATACAGATTAGAACGGGCTACTTTGAGGTACATCTGTGGAGGAACAttagtttcaaatttatttattttgactg CTGCTCATTGTGTGACGATTAAGGGCGCTGCTGTTTTACCAGAAATTTTAGGTATCAGTCTAGGGAAACATAATTTACTCGGAGGAGATTTAGATTCTCAAGAAAAACAG GTACACCAAGTTATTGTCCACGAAAAGTTTGCGCACACAACACTTGACAATGATATTGCGTTGTTGAAATTAAAATCTTCAGTTAAATATAATACGGTCATACAGCCTGCGTGTATATGGTTTGATAAGGCAGAAGGAAAACTACCTACCGGAGATGTTCTCGGTAcc GTAACAGGCTGGGGCTTCGATCAAACGGAATCTCTTTCAACCGTACTTCGTGAAGCTACAATGCCAATTGTGCCAGACTTGGACTGTATCAGGACTAAGCCGTTATTCTACTCCGTTGTCTTGAATGGCAAAAAGTTCTGCGCTGGGTATCGGAATG gaACCGCGGCTTGTAATGGCGACAGCGGTGGAGGATTCCATGTATACGTACCATATGAAGACAGTCCATTTGTAAAGAGATACGTTAAAGGCGCCTGGTACATCAGGGGCATTGTATCCCTCAGTGTTGTTAGACAGGACACCTCGCTTTGTGATCCAAATGAATACGTTGTTTTCACAGATATAGCAACTTACAGCGACTGGATTTACGATCATATGGAATAG